A genomic segment from Amycolatopsis camponoti encodes:
- a CDS encoding DUF4190 domain-containing protein: protein MTDHTPLQQYPAPQAAPPRNGVGTAGFVLGLVGLVFSPIPFVGVVAWPLVVLGLILSAVGVARVRAGKATNKGLSIAGVVVSILGLVVSILWVVVIGKAISDVNDQATQHHTVVYEVTGDAPSATVVYSTFDQHTILIDTEPSVPVPWTKTVEATGFLEGAQFAATTGPDGGSITCKVVVDGKQTKTATASGPAAVASCTGF from the coding sequence ATGACCGACCACACCCCGCTCCAGCAGTACCCGGCCCCGCAGGCCGCTCCGCCGCGCAACGGCGTCGGCACGGCGGGTTTCGTCCTCGGCCTCGTCGGGCTGGTGTTCTCGCCGATCCCGTTCGTCGGGGTCGTCGCCTGGCCGCTGGTGGTGCTCGGCCTGATCCTGTCGGCGGTCGGCGTCGCCCGGGTGCGGGCCGGGAAGGCCACCAACAAGGGACTCTCGATCGCCGGCGTCGTCGTCTCGATCCTCGGGCTCGTGGTGAGCATCTTGTGGGTGGTGGTGATCGGCAAGGCCATCAGCGACGTGAACGACCAGGCCACCCAGCACCACACGGTCGTCTACGAGGTGACCGGGGACGCGCCGTCGGCCACCGTCGTCTACAGCACGTTCGACCAGCACACCATCCTGATCGACACCGAGCCGTCGGTGCCGGTGCCGTGGACGAAGACCGTCGAGGCGACGGGGTTCCTCGAAGGCGCCCAGTTCGCCGCGACCACCGGACCCGACGGCGGCTCGATCACGTGCAAGGTCGTCGTCGACGGCAAGCAGACGAAGACGGCGACCGCGTCCGGTCCCGCCGCGGTCGCCAGCTGCACCGGCTTCTGA
- a CDS encoding sialidase family protein produces MKITRIARGLLAGLLGCAAVAVPAAVGTATAQADVASTLVFTKNTEGHDCYRIPTIVKANDGALLAFAEGRNDGAGFCNDLGAIDLVMKRSTDGGKTWSALQTVIKANGDTKGNPAPIVIPGSNRVVLLSTMQCYTNPDCGRVPRVSLSEDNGKTWGAPRVLTTELGFAAAPGWLATGPSHGIVLTRGAHKGRLVAGMSYSNIGALVYSDDNGSTWHLGATDKPTASTMNPQEISVTELADGRVYAAARNQANDGDKCLLDGTHNRAYAISSDGGATFSTKFSFATDLVAPTVEGSTARMSATDTGGKYDRIVFAAPSTCDRRKELRVHSSFDEGANWTGTAGSLLVWGQDAAYSDMVQLSQSSVGVLFEAGPESHANDTIRYATVTEAALGAPACGGGYSVIDQQPLGTAGTAYLSYNAANGKNCVSTMKSASAGTATQTSAFLEVQGSARATDSGAFSYFAGPVSAAAADKCVKWGGSAGGVAYESGFEHCS; encoded by the coding sequence GTGAAGATCACCCGGATCGCCAGAGGCCTGCTGGCCGGGCTGCTGGGGTGCGCCGCCGTCGCCGTCCCGGCGGCCGTCGGCACCGCGACCGCGCAAGCCGACGTCGCCAGCACCTTGGTGTTCACCAAGAACACCGAAGGACACGACTGTTACCGCATCCCCACCATCGTCAAGGCGAACGACGGCGCGCTGCTCGCGTTCGCCGAGGGCCGCAACGACGGTGCCGGCTTCTGCAACGACCTCGGCGCCATCGATCTCGTCATGAAGCGCTCCACCGACGGTGGCAAGACGTGGAGCGCGCTGCAGACCGTCATCAAGGCCAACGGGGACACCAAGGGCAACCCGGCCCCGATCGTCATCCCGGGCAGCAACCGGGTCGTGCTGCTCTCGACCATGCAGTGCTACACGAACCCCGACTGCGGCCGCGTGCCGCGCGTGTCCCTCAGCGAGGACAACGGGAAGACGTGGGGCGCGCCGCGCGTGCTGACCACCGAGCTCGGCTTCGCCGCAGCGCCGGGCTGGCTGGCGACCGGGCCGTCGCACGGGATCGTGCTCACCCGCGGTGCGCACAAGGGACGGCTCGTCGCCGGTATGAGCTATTCGAACATCGGGGCGCTGGTCTACAGCGACGACAACGGCTCCACCTGGCACCTCGGGGCGACCGACAAGCCCACCGCGAGCACGATGAACCCGCAGGAGATCAGCGTCACCGAGCTGGCCGACGGCCGGGTCTACGCCGCCGCGCGCAACCAGGCGAACGACGGCGACAAGTGCCTGCTGGACGGGACGCACAACCGGGCGTACGCGATCAGCTCCGACGGCGGCGCGACCTTCAGCACGAAGTTCTCCTTCGCCACCGACCTCGTCGCGCCGACCGTGGAGGGGTCGACGGCCCGGATGAGCGCCACCGACACCGGCGGCAAGTACGACCGGATCGTCTTCGCCGCACCGTCCACTTGCGACCGTCGCAAGGAACTGCGGGTCCACTCCTCCTTCGACGAGGGCGCCAACTGGACCGGCACCGCCGGCAGCCTGCTCGTGTGGGGCCAGGACGCGGCCTACTCGGACATGGTGCAGCTGTCGCAGTCGTCGGTCGGCGTGCTGTTCGAAGCGGGCCCGGAGTCCCACGCCAACGACACGATCCGCTACGCCACGGTCACCGAAGCCGCGCTCGGCGCCCCGGCCTGCGGGGGCGGCTACAGCGTGATCGACCAGCAGCCGCTGGGCACGGCAGGCACGGCGTACCTGTCCTACAACGCCGCCAACGGGAAGAACTGCGTCAGCACGATGAAGAGCGCGTCGGCGGGCACGGCCACGCAGACCTCGGCCTTCCTCGAGGTGCAGGGCTCGGCACGGGCCACGGACTCCGGCGCCTTCTCCTACTTCGCCGGCCCGGTCTCGGCCGCCGCGGCGGACAAGTGCGTCAAGTGGGGCGGTTCCGCCGGCGGGGTCGCTTACGAAAGCGGCTTCGAACACTGCAGCTGA
- a CDS encoding YeiH family protein, whose amino-acid sequence MTLTAAKTSGLAITGLGVAAAYALSSVWPVAGALTVAVVLGIVAGSTPVLTEEHRKSVARITKRLLRAGVVLLGLQLAIPTVLALGPGTLAAVVLTVTVTFLGTLALGRLVRVPRGLAVLVATGFSICGASAIAAMEGVVERDDEDVATAVALVTCYGSIALGVLPLLAHLLGLDATRTGTWAGISVHEVAQVVAAAGPAGAAAVAVAIVVKLSRVVLLAPVVAIVGATERTRRGGHAPLVPLFVLGFLAMVAVRSTGLVPAFALDVAKTASTLLLAGALFGLGCAVRLGPLLRGGGRALLLGLLSTLLVLGTGFGALAAFT is encoded by the coding sequence ATGACACTGACGGCGGCGAAGACATCCGGCCTCGCGATCACCGGGCTCGGCGTCGCCGCGGCCTACGCGCTGAGCTCGGTCTGGCCGGTCGCGGGCGCGCTGACCGTCGCCGTCGTGCTGGGCATCGTCGCCGGCAGCACCCCGGTCCTCACCGAAGAGCACCGCAAGTCCGTCGCCCGGATCACGAAACGTCTGCTGCGCGCGGGTGTCGTCCTGCTCGGCCTGCAACTCGCGATCCCCACCGTGCTCGCACTCGGCCCCGGCACGCTCGCCGCGGTCGTGCTGACGGTCACCGTCACCTTCCTCGGCACGCTCGCCCTCGGCCGCCTGGTCCGCGTGCCCCGAGGCCTCGCCGTGCTGGTCGCCACCGGCTTCTCCATCTGCGGCGCCTCGGCGATCGCGGCGATGGAGGGCGTGGTCGAACGCGACGACGAGGACGTCGCGACCGCCGTCGCGCTCGTCACCTGCTACGGCAGCATCGCCCTCGGCGTCCTCCCCCTGCTCGCCCACCTCCTCGGCCTGGACGCGACCAGGACCGGCACCTGGGCCGGGATCTCGGTGCACGAGGTCGCGCAGGTCGTCGCGGCGGCCGGGCCGGCGGGCGCCGCCGCGGTCGCCGTCGCCATCGTGGTCAAGCTGAGCCGGGTCGTCCTGCTGGCGCCGGTGGTCGCGATCGTCGGCGCCACCGAACGCACCCGCCGCGGCGGGCACGCGCCGCTCGTGCCGCTGTTCGTCCTCGGGTTCCTCGCGATGGTCGCCGTCCGCAGCACCGGGCTCGTCCCGGCGTTCGCGCTCGACGTCGCCAAGACCGCCTCGACGCTCCTGCTCGCCGGTGCCCTGTTCGGCCTCGGCTGCGCCGTCCGGCTCGGTCCGCTGCTGCGCGGTGGCGGACGGGCCCTGCTCCTGGGTCTCCTGTCCACGCTTCTCGTGCTGGGGACGGGGTTCGGCGCCCTGGCCGCGTTCACCTGA
- a CDS encoding LysR family transcriptional regulator — protein sequence MTGPDLDSLRLLVLVDDLGSIGQAAGALGIAQPSASKRLSTLERQLGLSLVDRTRRGSALTPDGRVIAGWAHRVLTEVDGLRTGAEALRTQRGAKLRVAASMTLAEHFVPAWIGEVKRIEPDTYVGLEVVNSEHVADLVTAGRVDLGFVESPGPWPGLSTRRVATDRLVVVVPAGHPWARRRRPLTAFELAATPLVVREPGSGTRETVEAALRRAGAGVVTPLLELGSASAVRNAVIAGAGPAVISELDVVREVAGRRLVPVAVAGVELGRVLRAVWPAGRRLAGPAAELLTLAVKSGA from the coding sequence ATGACCGGACCGGACCTGGACTCGCTGCGCCTGCTGGTGCTCGTCGACGATCTCGGCAGCATCGGGCAGGCCGCGGGGGCGCTCGGCATCGCCCAGCCGTCGGCGAGCAAGCGATTGTCCACTTTGGAGAGACAATTGGGACTGTCCCTGGTGGACCGGACCCGGCGCGGCTCGGCGCTGACCCCGGACGGCCGGGTGATCGCGGGCTGGGCGCACCGCGTGCTGACCGAAGTGGACGGACTGCGCACGGGGGCGGAGGCCCTGCGCACCCAGCGCGGCGCGAAGCTGCGGGTCGCGGCGAGCATGACGCTGGCCGAGCACTTCGTGCCCGCGTGGATCGGCGAGGTGAAGCGGATCGAGCCGGACACCTACGTCGGGCTCGAGGTGGTGAACTCCGAGCACGTCGCCGACCTGGTCACGGCCGGCCGGGTCGACCTGGGGTTCGTCGAGTCGCCGGGGCCGTGGCCGGGGCTGTCCACGCGGCGGGTCGCGACGGACCGGCTCGTCGTGGTGGTGCCGGCCGGGCACCCGTGGGCGCGCCGTCGCCGTCCGCTGACGGCGTTCGAGCTGGCGGCGACGCCGCTGGTGGTGCGGGAGCCGGGGTCGGGGACTCGCGAGACGGTAGAGGCGGCGTTGCGCCGGGCCGGTGCGGGGGTGGTGACGCCGTTGCTGGAGCTGGGATCGGCGTCGGCGGTGCGGAACGCGGTGATCGCGGGGGCCGGGCCGGCGGTGATCAGCGAGCTGGACGTGGTGCGCGAGGTGGCGGGCCGCCGGCTGGTGCCGGTCGCGGTGGCCGGGGTGGAGCTCGGCCGGGTGCTGCGGGCGGTGTGGCCGGCGGGGCGGCGGCTGGCCGGTCCGGCGGCGGAGCTGCTGACGCTGGCGGTCAAGTCCGGGGCTTGA